Genomic segment of Pseudomonas sp. DY-1:
GGCTACCATTGCCCGCGGGTTGCTGGTGGATCAATTCCGTCGCAATGACCTGGAACGCGCCTACCTGGACGAACTGGCCCAGGCTCCGCAGGACCTGCACCCAAGCCCCGAGGAACAGGCACTGATCCTGGAAAGCCTGCGTGAAATCGATCGTCTGCTTGGCCAGCTGTCCAGCAAGGCGCGTGCCGCGTTCCTCTACAACCGCCTCGACGGCCTGGGCCACGCCGAGATCGCCGAACGCCTGGACGTTTCCCCGTCACGGGTTCGCCAGTACCTGGCCCAGGGTATGCGCCAGTGCTACATCGCGCTTTACGGAGAGCCGGCATGAACCGGGTATCCGCGCGTGCGCTGGACGAGGCCATTGCCTGGCAGCTTTGTCTGGATTCCGGTGAGGCGACCGACCGCGAGCGGCATGAATTCCGCCGCTGGCTAGGTGCCCACCCGGAGCATGCCCAAGTGTGGCAACAACTTTCCGGCATCGATCAGCAACTGGCAGCAGCAGCCTCCGCCCACGCCCGTCGCGCGCTGTTGCGCGGCGGTGGCGTACGACGGCGCAGCCTGCATCGCCTCTCAGGCAACGCCCTGGCTCTCGTACTCGCAGTGGGCCTTGGACTCGGCCTTTTGGCCCAACAGCGCCCACTGGGCGATTACCTGGCCGATGAAATGACGGCCAACGGCGAGCACCGCGAACTGCGCCTGGCGGACAACAGCCTCGTGCAGCTCAACAGCCGTACCGCCCTGGATATCGACTTCGACGGACCACAGCGTCGCCTCTACCTGCGCAGGGGTGAGATCCTGGTGAAGACCGGTCACGACGACCCGCGCCCTTTCATCATCGAGACCAGCCAGGGCCGCCTGCAGCCTCTCGGCACTCGCTTCCTGGTGCGCCGGACGGGTGAGGCGACCCAACTGATCGTGCTGGAGTCCGCCGTGGCGGCAAGACCGCACAACGGCTCGGTCGAGCGCGTGGTCCGCTCTGGCGAACAGGTCTGGATCGATAGCGAGCACCTTGGGCCCACGCGCGCTGCTCCTGTGGGCGCCGAGGCCTGGAGCCGCGGACTGTTGGTAGCGGAGGACATGCCGCTGCCCCAGCTGATCGACACCCTGAGCGAGTACCACAACGGTTATCTGGGCCTGGACCCGGGCCTGGACAATCTGCGCATCAGCGGCGTCTTCCCGCTCAACGAAAGCGACAAGGCCCTGGCCGCCCTGCCCCCCAGCCTCCCCGTGAGCATCGAACGCATCGGTCGCTGGTGGACACGCGTGGTACCCGCGAAGGACTGAAGACCGCAAGGTGGGCAGAGCCGCGCTGCCCACCTCGAAAAATCACGCCCAGGGACGGGGAGAAAAGTTTTTGGCGTCCCCCTGTCACTTTTCGATTCTCGCTCGGCAAGAAGGCATTGAGACGATTTCTCACTTAGGAGATATTCGCAATGCAACTTGCTTCCGCGCCCTTCCGCCACACCCTGATGGCGCTGGCCATCACAGTCGGCAGCCTGGCCAGCCAGGCCCAGGCAGAAACGTATCAGCTGCCCTCCGCGCCGCTGGCGAGCACCCTGAACCGTATCGCGGCCGATGCCGGCATCGTTCTGAGCGTCGATCCCGCCCTGACCGCAGGCAAGACCGCCCCCTCCGTGCAAGGCGACCTGAGTCCGCTGCAGGCGTTGTCCGTGGCGCTGCAGGGCAGCAACCTGCGCCTGGTGCAGAACGGTTCCGATAGCTACAGCCTGGCGCCCGTGGCCGACGAGGCGATGAGCCTGCCGGATGTGAACATCGACGGTAACCGCAGTTACGAAACCGCCTGGGACCCCACCACCGGAATGGTGGCCACGCGCACCGCCGCTGGCACCAAGACCGACACGGCGATCAATGAAATTCCCCGCTCGATCTCGGTCATCACCCGTGAGCAGCTCGACTCGCGCCCCACCCTCAGCCTGAACGATTCGCTGCGCTACACCGCCGGCGTGATGAGCAGCGGTTACGGTTCCGACTCCCGCGCCGACTGGCTGAAGGTGCGTGGCTTCGTGCCGACCCAGTTCCTCGACGGCCTGCCCCTGCCGGTGGGTTCCTTCGCCAACCCGAAGATCGAGCCCTGGAACCTGGAGCGCATCGCTGTTCTGCGCGGCCCGGCATCCTCCGTTTACGGCCAGACCCCGCCCGGCGGCCTGCTGGACATGGTCAGCCGCCGCCCCCAGGCCGAGCAGGCCAACGAGGTTGAGCTGCAGGCTGGCAGCAACGAGCACAAGCAAATCAATTTCGACAGCACCGGCAAGATCGACGACGAGGGGCAGTTCCTCTATCGCGTGAGTGGCACCGTGCGCGACAGCAACTCGCCCGTCGACCATATCCCGGACAAGCGCTACAACATCGCGCCGAGCCTGACCTGGAACATCAACGACGACACCAGGCTGACGTTCCTCTCGCAGTACACCCGCGACGATACCGGTATCACTGGCCAGTTCCTGCCTCTGCAGGGCACCAAGATCGACTCGCCGTTCGGCAAGATCTCGCACCACAAGAACCTGGGCGAGCCGGACTGGGACTTCTACGACCGCACCTACTACGCGCTGGGCTACTCCTTCGAGCATCGCTTCAACGATGTCTGGCAGTTCCGCCAGAACCTGCGCTACACCAAGAGTGACCTGGAGTTCCAGGCAGTGAACGTCTCCACCTTCAACACGGTCGACGCCGACGGCAACGTCAGCCGTGAATCCGGCATCGTCGATGAGGACATCAGCCAGTTCGCCGTGGACAACAACTTCCAGGCCGACTTCAGCACTGGCGAACTGGACCACACGCTGCTGCTCGGACTCGACCACCAGCGTTCCAACAGCAACTACCGCTGGCTCTATGGCTTTGGCGTGCCGCCGATCAACGTCAACAACCCGATCTATGGCGCCGACCTGTCGAACGTCACCTACTTCACCCTCCAGGACTACAACCAGAAGACCTACCAGACCGGCCTCTACATTCAGGACCAGATCGCCCTCGATAACTGGCGCCTGACCCTGGGCGGCCGCGAAGACTGGGTACATACCGGTACCGAGTTCTTCAACCAGAACGACATCACCAATACCCAGCGCGATGTGGCCTTCAGCGGCAACGTGGGTCTGAGCTACCTGTTCGACAACGGCATCACCCCGTACATCTCCTACGCCGAGTCCTTCCAGCCCTCCATGGGCGCCACGGTCAGCACCACCCAGTCCTTCGAACCCACCGAGGGCAAGCAGTACGAAGTCGGCATCAAGTACCAGCCGCCCGGCACCGACGCCATGCTGACCGCCGCCGTATACGACCTGACCCAGACCAATGTCAGCGTCACCGAAGGCAGCGTGACACGCCAAATCGGTGAGCTGAAGCTTCGCGGCCTGGAGCTGGAAGCCACTGCCGACATCACCGAAAACCTCAAACTGGTGGCGTCCTACAGCTACACCGACAGCGAAATCCAGAAAGGCGTGGACAAGGGCAATCGCATGGCCCAGGTACCGCGCAACCAGGCCACCGCCTGGGCCGACTACACCTGGCACAGCGGCATCCTCGACGGCTTCGGCGTTGCCGGTGGCGTGCGCTATGTCGGCGACAGCTACGGCAACACCGCCAACACCTGGCTCGGCCACACCGGTTCCTACACTGTGTACGACGCCTCGGTGCACTACGACCTGGGCCGCCTGAACAGTTCGATGCGCGGCCTATCCGTGGCAGTGGACGCGAAGAACGTGCTCAACAAGGAATACCTGTCCACTTGCGACGGCTACTGGTGCTACTACGGTGACGAACGCACCGTGGTCGGCAGTGTGAATTACAAGTTCTGACGAAGCACGGCCGCCCTCCGGGGCGGCCCCTGATTCGGGAATCGCCATGCAAAGCCGCACCATCCGGCGCTGGTCCGTGATCCATACCTGGACCAGCCTGATCTGCACCGTCTTCCTACTGATGCTGGCCCTCACCGGCCTGCCGCTGATCTTCCACCACGAACTGGAGCACCTCCTGGGCGAAGCGCCCGAACTCCGCGAGATGGCTCCGGATACGCCGCATCTCGGGTTGCAGCAACTCGTGGAGGCTGCCCAGCGCCACCGCCCCGGTGAGGTGGTGCAGTACGTGGGCTATGAAAAAGACGAGCCCAACGGCGTGGTCGCCATTACCGCCGCCACCGCCGGCACCGAGCCCAACTCTTCTCACACCTTCATGCTCGACGCCCGCACCGGTGAGGCGCTTGCCATGCCGGCGGCCAACGGCGGCGTGCTGATGTTCATTCTGCGCCTGCACGTGGACATGTTCGCCGGGCTGCCGGGCAAGTTGCTGCTGGCGTTCATGGGCGTCCTCTTCGTCGTCGCCATTGTTTCCGGCGCGGTGCTGTACGCACCATTCATGCGCCGCCTCAAGTTCGCCGAGGTGCGCCACCACCGCTCAACCCGCACCCGCTGGCTGGACCTGCACAACCTGATTGGTATCGTCACCCTGACCTGGGCCCTGGTGGTGGGAGTCACCGGCGTCATCAGCGCCTGCGCCGACCTGCTGATCAGCGCCTGGCGGCAGGACGCACTGACCGCCCTGGTAGAGCCCTACCGCAATGCGCCTCCACTGACCGAACGCGCCCCGGTGAACAACGTCCTCACGATTGCCGCTAAAGCGCTGCCCGGCATGCAGGCGGATTTCATCGCCTTCCCCGGCACGCGTTTCTCTAGCGAGCATCACTACACGGTGTTCATGGTCGGCAGCGCTCACCTGACGGCCCATCTGTGGACGCCAGTGCTGATCGACGCACGAACCCTGGAGGTCACCGCCGTCGCGCAACGGCCCTGGTACATGGATGCCCTGGCGATGTCCCAACCCCTGCATTTTGGCGACTACGGCGGCCGCCCGATGCAAATGCTCTGGGCTGCGCTCGACGTTCTCACCATCCTCGTGCTGGGCAGCGGCCTGTATCTCTGGTGGGTACGCCAGCGGCGCAGTACCGGGGGACGAGCATCCGAGGAGGCCAGGGCATGAACTGGCGACAGTCCACCTTCACCCTGCCCCTGATCATCGGTCTGCTCGGCACCCTGGGGCTGTTCAGCGCCCTGCTGGGCGATGGTTGGTGGGACGCCCTGGCCTGGCTCGGCCTGGGGGTTCCCACGCTGCTTGGATGCTGGCCTCTATTGCGCCGCCCGCGCGAGTAGGCCTCTAGGCTCGACAGATTCGAGACGTAAAAAAGGCCCGCCCAGCATTGCCGGGCGGGCCTTCTTCATCGAGTGAGTAAATGCGCGGAGGCTTGGCCGCGGCTTCAGATCAACCCTGGCGGGCCTGCTCCGCGCGCTGTTTTGCAGCCACAGACTCTTGCTGCTTCTGCTCCAGCTGGACCTTGGCCAGACGCGCCTGCCAGCGTTGAGTCGTACGATCGCCGCCGCCGGCAGCCATGGCGGAAGTGGCCGAAAGGACGATGGTCAGGGCGGAAGCAAGGGCGATAACTTTTTTCATAATCAAACTCCGAACAACAAACAAGGCAAAGCGAAAAGCTCAAAGAAGGCCCGATCAAGGCGGCTGACTGCAGCACGCACGAGTACGCAAATGGCTACGGGCCAATGATCAATTCGGAAGATAGGACCAGCCCTAATCCCAATTCGTTCGCTAGCTAACTTGTTTTACGGGCAGCGGAGACCAGCCAGATCGCGCTGACGCCGGGAGCCTAGAGCACCCCGAACCGCCCGTCGGTCCACCTGCTGAAACCACTCCTTGCGAACCGCTGGACGGCTCAGGTAGCACCACTGGCGAGCGTCGCGCCGAGTTGCGCCAGTTGTTCGCGCAACCAGCCCAGCCCGGGCGCCAGTTCCTGCTGACGGTGCCAGATCAGACTCACCTGCACGGACGGCGTCTCCACCGGCAGCGGCGCTATTTCCAATGCGTAGATGGCGGCGAAGTGCTCGGCTAGCCGGCGTGGCACGGTGCCCAGCAGGTCAGAGCGCGCCACGATGGGCGGAATCGACAGGTAGTGGGGCACCTGCAGTCCCACCCGACGCTTGATCTTCGCCGAACCGAGCACTATCTCCAGCGGCGAGCCACGGCCTGCACGGGGCAGTATCAGCACATGCTGGCTGCCCAGATAGCCGTCGCGAGTGAGCCCACCTACGAAAGCCTTGTGCCCGGCCCGCCCTATCACCACCAGCTCCTCTTCCATCAGGGGTTGGTAACAGAGATCCGGGTTGTCGAAGTAGAGGTAGTCGATGGCCAGGTCCAGCTCACCGGTCGCCAGCCGTGTCAGCAGACTTTGGGCTTCATCGTCCTGCACCTCCAACACTACCCGCGGCGCTTCATGCCTCAGTTGCTCCAGCAACGCCGGCAACAGCATGGCCTGGGCGTAGTCGTTCATCGACAGCCGGAAGCAGTGCTCAGCCAAAGGATCGAAGACCTCCTGGGCACCCAGCCCGAGTTGCAGCAGGTTCAGCGCCTGGCGCACCGGCGCATAAAGAACCTGGGCATGGGCGGTAGGCGACATGCCGCGCGCAGTGCGCTTGAACAACGGCTCGCCCAGTTGGCTACGCAACCGCGCCAGGGCGTTGCTCACTGCAGGCTGACTCATATGCAAACGCGTGGCGGCCCGCGACAGGTTCTGTTCCTGCATCAGGGCGTCGAACACCAGCAGCAGGTTCAGGTCGATGCGGCGCAAATTCAGGATCATGAATAATGCTCATTTCGACTATCCATTATCGGAATAAAGCATTCACCACTATGCTCCCTGATATGTCAACAAGACTGCCGGAGCAGCCATGAGCCACGACACCCAGGCCTTTCGCGACCGCTATCGTGCGGGCATCCACCCCCTCTACAACGTCTGGCTGCATGGTGGTTTCGTGCTGCTTTACGGCGCGGCCTGCCTGGCCTTCTTCATCGGCAGCCTGAGCGACGTGAAGCCCTGGGAGTGGCTGGTCGTGCCGACCGCCCTGGTGTTCTTCAACTGGGGTGAGTACTCCATCCACAAAAACCTCGGGCACCACAAGACTCGCGCCGGCTCGATGTTCTACAAGCGCCACACCGGCGATCACCACAGCTTCTTCATTGCCGGAAAGATGACCTGGGAATCCGCCCGCGATTGGCGGGTAATCCTCTTTCCTGCCTGGCTTATCGTCTTCTACAGCATTGGCCTGTTTGCAGCCTGGTGGTTGCTGTCTTTCGTGAACACCAACGTCGCCGCACTCTTCGCCACCACGCTGCTGGCCGGATACCTGAGCTACGAGGTCTTCCACGCCTGCGAACACCTGCCCGCCAAACACCCCATCTCGCGCCTGCCATGGATCAGCCACATGCGCAGGCTGCACGAGCTTCACCACCGCCGCGACCTGATGCAGACCCACAACTTCAACCTCGTCTTCCCGCTGATGGACTGGCTCAAGGGCAGCCTGCACTGGGAACCACTGGAACAGGAGAACTCCATGACCCGAATGCAGCACGAAGTGGAAATCGCCCGAAGCCCGGAACTGGTCCTGGCCTACGCCAGTAGCGCCACTCGCTGGCCCGAGTGGCATCCCTCCTCCCTTCGCGTGGACGGGCCCGCCGGACCACTGCCAGCCGGCAGCCATTTCGAGGAAGACATCCACGCAGGCGGGCGCGCAGGACACCTGAGCTGGGATGTGACCGAGTACAGCCCCGGCCGGCTCTGGCGTGCCACCGCCAAAGGCACCCATGGGCTGGAACTGGTGCTGACCTACGAATGCGAAAGTAGCGGCAGCGGAACGCGGTTCGTCCGCACCCTGGAGTACGGTTTCTCCGGGCTGGCCATGCAGATCGCGAACTGGCTGGTGATGCGCAGCAAGATCGACCGAGAATCGGTCGAATCCATGAAGCAGCTGAAGGAGATGGCCGAACGCGCCATCGACAAGTCCTCGACTCGCCAGCACGACCTGGCCTGAATCGGAAACGCAAAAACGAAAACGCCGCTCGAATGAGCGGCGTTTTCGTTTAACTGGAGCGGGAAACGAGACTCGAACTCGCGACCCCGACCTTGGCAAGGTCGTGCTCTACCAACTGAGCTATTCCCGCATTTGACACAAAGTGGCGTCCCCTAGGGGACTCGAACCCCTGTTACCGCCGTGAAAGGGCGGTGTCCTAGGCCACTAGACGAAGGGGACTGAAATTGGAGCGGGAAACGAGACTCGAACTCGCGACCCCGACCTTGGCAAGGTCGTGCTCTACCAACTGAGCTATTCCCGCATGCAACTTTTACAGCCTGCACCTTTCGGTGCGTCCCTCAACCCTTATCGGGCTTGGGCAAGCAGGGCATTGGCTCTGCTTTTGAATCTGGAGCGGGAAACGAGACTCGAACTCGCGACCCCGACCTTGGCAAGGTCGTGCTCTACCAACTGAGCTATTCCCGCAAATATGGCGTCCCCTAGGGGACTCGAACCCCTGTTACCGCCGTGAAAGGGCGGTGTCCTAGGCCACTAGACGAAGGGGACGCGGCCCGGAACTTACAACAGCTTTCATGCTTCTTCCGGCTTCTCTGCGCTGCCTGGGCATCGCGTCGAAGTGGCGCGCATTCTATGGAGGCCATGAACACCCGTCAACCCCCTATCAAAAACTTTTTAAAATCAAAGACTTCTGCTCAAAATTTGATCCGCCTCTATGAGCGCCGGAGGCAAGCCTCTACACTCAGCCGCACCTTACAAGAACATCGGAGCCCTGCAGATGTCGCCACTCGTGATCACCCTGTTGATCGTTGTCGGTATCGTCATCCTCATCGTAATTGGCTACGTGAACCATATGGTGGAAAACAGCAAGCTGGAGAAGGCCCGCCTGAAAGCCGACCTCAGCGACCGTATCCGCCGCTGCGCAGACCTTTCCGAAACTCTCCCCGGCCAGATGGTCTCCCCTGACCTCAAACTGCTGCTGACTCGCCTGCAGTTACAACTCAGCGAGCGCCTGCTGCAAGTGGACAAGGGCGACAACGCCCTCAAGACGCGCTTGGAGCAGCTTCGCGCACTGGTCAGCCAGGGCGAGTCCATCCCGGTGAACAATCCGCCGCAAAAGATCCTCACCGAAGCCAAGGCCAAGGAAATCCGTTTCCAGCTGGAAAGCCTCCACGGCCAGATCACCCGTGCCGCCCAGGATGGCCAACTGCCCGCCAACGAAGCCAAGAGCCGGGTCCGGGATATCCGCGACATGCTCGTGCAGCTGCACGTGGAGTTCTTCACCAACCTAGGCCTCCAGGCCCTGCAGGAAAACCAGCCGCGCCAGGCTCGTCTCGCCTTCGAGCGAGGCGTCCAGTACCTGCAGAAGCAGCCAGACCCCGCCCGCTACCAGGATCGCCTGCAACAGATGAAGGCGCAGCTCGCCCGAGCCAACGCCCTTGTACTGGAGAACGCCCAACCCAGCGCCGACGAACCGAGCGAACTCACCGAAGGTCTGAAGTCACTGGATGACGAAGACACCTGGAAGAAGAAGAACATCTACGACTGATTCGCTCAGACGAGGACCTCCCGATGAGCCTGACCCTTTACGGCGCCCCGCTGTCCCCCTTCGTGCGCAAGGTTCGCCTTTATCTGTTGGAGAAAGGCCTGGATTACCAGTTGGAGGTAGTCTCGCCGTTCAGCCAGCCAAGCTGGTTCCGCGAACTGAGTCCGCTGGGCCGAATTCCCGCGCTGCGTGACGGCGACACCACCCTGGCCGACTCCAGCGTGATCTGCCAATACCTGGAAGAGAAGCACCCCGGCCTTGCACCTCTATATGGCCGTGACGCCGAAGAACGCGCCCGGGTGCGCTGGCTGGAAAAATATTCCGACTATGAACTGGCGCCCCTGGCCACCTTCGGTGTGTTCCGCAATCGCACGCTGAAACCGTCGATGGGCCAATCCTGTGACGAGGCCACGGTGCAAGCCGCACTCGTCGACAAGCTGCCGCCCCACTTCGACTACCTGGAAAGGTCCCTGGGCGACGCCGAATACTTCGTTGGCGAGCAACTGACCATGGCCGACCTCGCCTTCGCCACCCAATTGATCAACATGGAGCACGGCGGCGAACGCCTGGAAGCCGAACGCTGGCCGCGTCTGGCGGCGCACTATGAGCGCCTTGCCGCGCGCGAATCGGTCCAAGCGGTATTGCCGGGCGAACAGAAGATCCTCGCCAAGCTTGCTGGTCGCGCCTGATATCACGAGCACGACAAGCCGAAAAAAAGCCCGGACACGTCCGGGCTTCTTCATTGCACGGCAATCAGCAATCAGTCAGGCGCAGGAAAATCGCTGCCAACTGCTCGATACCGGCCTGGTCTTCTTCCTTGAAACGCGCCAGGTTCGGGCTATCCAGATCGAGCACGCCAATCAGGCGGCCATCCTTGACCAGCGGAATCACCAGCTCGCTGTTGGATGCGCTGTCGCAAGCAATGTGCCCCGGGAAGGCGTGTACATCCTCTACCCGCTGGGTTTCCCGAGTACGCGCCGCCGCGCCGCACACGCCCTTGCCGAAGGGAATGCGAACACAGGCGACCTTGCCCTGGAACGGGCCGAGCACCAGCTCTTCATTACGATTGAGGTAGAAGCCCGCCCAGTTCAGGTCCGGCAGTTCATTGAAGAGAAATGCGGAGAACTGCGAGCTGTTGGCGATGAAATCACGCTCGTCAGCCAACAGAGACTCCAGCTGTGCGGCCAGCAGCGCATAGCCGGAAAGGCCGCTTCCGGCCTGTTGCAGATCGATCATTTGGAAGACTCCAGCAAAACAAGCCCAACCCAGTGGCGGGCGAATTGATAGGCGCAGCGGCCGTTACGATTGCCGCGCCCAAGGGCCCAGCGAATCGCCAGTTTTTCCAGTTCCTCGCTCCATTCCCACTCCAGGGCCGCGGGTTCGGCCAGCACGTCGATCCAGTGACGGACTACGGCAAGGAAGTGGTCCTGGGTAAAGGGATAGAAGGACAACCAGAGGCCAAAACGGTCGGACAGTGCAATCTTGTCCTCAACCGCCTCGTTGGGATGCAACTCGCCATCGACCATCTGCCAATGTTCATTGTCGCTTTGCTTCTCCGGCACCAGGTGACGACGGTTGGACGTGGCGTAGAGCAGTACGTTGTCCGGGGCACGCTCCAGGGAGCCGTCCAGCACGCTCTTCAGCACGCGATAATCGCCCTCGCCCACCTCGAAGGACAGGTCGTCGCAGAACAGCACAAAGCGCTGCGGCAGGTTGGCCAGCTGTTCCACCACACGGGGCAGGTCAGCCAGGTGGTCACGTTCGATCTCGATCAGACGGAGGCCGGCACCGGCGTGCTCGGCCAGCAATGCGCGCACCAGCGAGGATTTTCCGGTTCCGCGGGCGCCCCACAGCAGCGCGTGGTTGGCCGGCAAGCCATCGACGAACTGACGGGTGTTACCGGCCAGTTGCTCGCGCTGCTTGTCGATACCGATCAGGTCGGCAAGAGACAGGTCCAGGCTCACGTCCAGCGGCTGCAGGTAGCCACTGCGACCATCGCGATGCCAGCGCGCAGCCAGGCTCTTCTGCCAGTCGATCACCGGGCGAGGCACCGGCAAAAGGGGTTCGAGGCGGGCCAGTACCGCATCGGCACGCTCGAGAATCTCAAACAGACGGGAATCCACGTTCAACTCCTTGTTCAGCCGCAGTCTTCAGGCGCTGCCGGCAGACCGGATAGGCTATGCTTGGCAAGCCCTCGGAACAAGGCCAAATCCCACGTCCCATGGATATTCCGCTGACACAACGGCTGTCGTTCAAGCAGGCCAGCCTGACGGTGCTGGTGGCGTTCCTACTGGGTACCGTTCTCAGCATCGTTCAGGTCGCCAGCGACTACTTCAACGAGAACGAGTCGATCGATCGCGAGATCAAAGCCCTGCTCGAAATCGCCCACAGCCCCGCCGCGCGCATCGCCTACAACATCGACGCCGAACTGGCCCAGGAACTGGTGCTCGGCCTGCTGCGCTCGCCCGCGGTGATCCGCGCCGAGATCGTCGACAACAACGGGGCGATGCTCGCCAGCGTGGGCCGGCCACGAGCCGAAAGCGATTTCCGCATTTTCAGTGACTACCTGTTCGGCGAACGTCGCGAGTTCGAGGACCCCCTCTACATCGTCCACGCGCCCAATGAGACCCTGGGCGTGCTCCGTCTGGAAGTGGACACCTTCGCCTTCGGCAACCACTTCCTGCGCCGCGCCATGATCACCTTGCTGAGCGGCTTCGTGCGCAGCTTGCTGCTGTCGCTGATCCTCCTGGTGCTCTTCTACAGCATGCTGACCAAGCCCCTGGTGGAGCTGATTCGCGGGCTCAGCGAGCGCGACCCGCGCGCCTCGCCGGACGCCAAGCTGCCCTACCCGCCCGGCCACGAGCACGACGAGATCGGCGTGCTCGTGGAAGTCATCAACCGCCAGTTGGCCAGCCTGGCGACCGAGATGCAGCAGCGGCGCGATGCGGACCAGCGCCTGAACCAGTACCTGGCCGAACTGGAAGACATCGTCTCGGCACGCACCGCCGAGCTGAAGGCTGCCAACAGCCGCCTCAGCCGCTACAACCAGGAGCTCGAGGTGGCGCGCAGCACCGCTCTGGAAATGGCCAAGGCCCGCGCCGCCTTCCTCGCCAACATGAGCCACGAGATCCGCACTCCGCTCAATGGCCTGCTGGGCATGCTCGACCTGGCCCTCGACGGTCCGCTGAACAACGAGCAACGCCGCCAGCTACAAATTGCCCACGATTCCGGCAGCGTGCTGGTGGAACTGCTCAACGACATCCTCGACCTCTCCAAGTTCGAAGCCGGCCAACTGGAGCTGGAACAGATTCCCTTCGACCTGGGCACGCTGCTGGAAGACACCGCCAACCTCCTGTCGCAGAACACTGCCCCCGGCGTCGAACTCACCTGTCTGATCGATCCGAAGCTCCCATCACTGGTGGTCGGCGACCCAACAAGGGTGCGCCAGGTGATCAGCAACCTTCTGTCCAACGCCCTCAAGTTCACCCGATTCGGCCGCGTCGACCTGCGCGCCGCCCCCAGTCCCGGCGGCGTTCTGATCACCGTGCGCGACACGGGCATCGGCATCTCCGCCGAAGCCCTGCCCAAGCTGTTCCAGCCCTTTTCACAAGGTAGCGCCGGCATTACCCGGCAATTCGGCGGCACGGGCCTGGGCCTGGCGCTGACCCGCCATCTCTGCGAAGCCATGCAAGGGCAACTGGACGTCAAATCACAAGAAGGCGTGGGTAGCATGTTCAGTGCCGAGCTGCCGCTGGTGGAGCACAGCCCGGC
This window contains:
- a CDS encoding FecR domain-containing protein, coding for MNRVSARALDEAIAWQLCLDSGEATDRERHEFRRWLGAHPEHAQVWQQLSGIDQQLAAAASAHARRALLRGGGVRRRSLHRLSGNALALVLAVGLGLGLLAQQRPLGDYLADEMTANGEHRELRLADNSLVQLNSRTALDIDFDGPQRRLYLRRGEILVKTGHDDPRPFIIETSQGRLQPLGTRFLVRRTGEATQLIVLESAVAARPHNGSVERVVRSGEQVWIDSEHLGPTRAAPVGAEAWSRGLLVAEDMPLPQLIDTLSEYHNGYLGLDPGLDNLRISGVFPLNESDKALAALPPSLPVSIERIGRWWTRVVPAKD
- a CDS encoding RNA polymerase sigma factor: MSVGNSANPQLVGLLYRDHRDWLFHWLRKTVQCPHRAEDVSQDTFVRLLARTDLQPPREPRALLATIARGLLVDQFRRNDLERAYLDELAQAPQDLHPSPEEQALILESLREIDRLLGQLSSKARAAFLYNRLDGLGHAEIAERLDVSPSRVRQYLAQGMRQCYIALYGEPA
- a CDS encoding LysR family transcriptional regulator encodes the protein MILNLRRIDLNLLLVFDALMQEQNLSRAATRLHMSQPAVSNALARLRSQLGEPLFKRTARGMSPTAHAQVLYAPVRQALNLLQLGLGAQEVFDPLAEHCFRLSMNDYAQAMLLPALLEQLRHEAPRVVLEVQDDEAQSLLTRLATGELDLAIDYLYFDNPDLCYQPLMEEELVVIGRAGHKAFVGGLTRDGYLGSQHVLILPRAGRGSPLEIVLGSAKIKRRVGLQVPHYLSIPPIVARSDLLGTVPRRLAEHFAAIYALEIAPLPVETPSVQVSLIWHRQQELAPGLGWLREQLAQLGATLASGAT
- a CDS encoding SRPBCC family protein — protein: MSHDTQAFRDRYRAGIHPLYNVWLHGGFVLLYGAACLAFFIGSLSDVKPWEWLVVPTALVFFNWGEYSIHKNLGHHKTRAGSMFYKRHTGDHHSFFIAGKMTWESARDWRVILFPAWLIVFYSIGLFAAWWLLSFVNTNVAALFATTLLAGYLSYEVFHACEHLPAKHPISRLPWISHMRRLHELHHRRDLMQTHNFNLVFPLMDWLKGSLHWEPLEQENSMTRMQHEVEIARSPELVLAYASSATRWPEWHPSSLRVDGPAGPLPAGSHFEEDIHAGGRAGHLSWDVTEYSPGRLWRATAKGTHGLELVLTYECESSGSGTRFVRTLEYGFSGLAMQIANWLVMRSKIDRESVESMKQLKEMAERAIDKSSTRQHDLA
- a CDS encoding PepSY domain-containing protein, translated to MQSRTIRRWSVIHTWTSLICTVFLLMLALTGLPLIFHHELEHLLGEAPELREMAPDTPHLGLQQLVEAAQRHRPGEVVQYVGYEKDEPNGVVAITAATAGTEPNSSHTFMLDARTGEALAMPAANGGVLMFILRLHVDMFAGLPGKLLLAFMGVLFVVAIVSGAVLYAPFMRRLKFAEVRHHRSTRTRWLDLHNLIGIVTLTWALVVGVTGVISACADLLISAWRQDALTALVEPYRNAPPLTERAPVNNVLTIAAKALPGMQADFIAFPGTRFSSEHHYTVFMVGSAHLTAHLWTPVLIDARTLEVTAVAQRPWYMDALAMSQPLHFGDYGGRPMQMLWAALDVLTILVLGSGLYLWWVRQRRSTGGRASEEARA
- a CDS encoding glutathione S-transferase family protein, whose protein sequence is MSLTLYGAPLSPFVRKVRLYLLEKGLDYQLEVVSPFSQPSWFRELSPLGRIPALRDGDTTLADSSVICQYLEEKHPGLAPLYGRDAEERARVRWLEKYSDYELAPLATFGVFRNRTLKPSMGQSCDEATVQAALVDKLPPHFDYLERSLGDAEYFVGEQLTMADLAFATQLINMEHGGERLEAERWPRLAAHYERLAARESVQAVLPGEQKILAKLAGRA
- a CDS encoding TonB-dependent siderophore receptor codes for the protein MQLASAPFRHTLMALAITVGSLASQAQAETYQLPSAPLASTLNRIAADAGIVLSVDPALTAGKTAPSVQGDLSPLQALSVALQGSNLRLVQNGSDSYSLAPVADEAMSLPDVNIDGNRSYETAWDPTTGMVATRTAAGTKTDTAINEIPRSISVITREQLDSRPTLSLNDSLRYTAGVMSSGYGSDSRADWLKVRGFVPTQFLDGLPLPVGSFANPKIEPWNLERIAVLRGPASSVYGQTPPGGLLDMVSRRPQAEQANEVELQAGSNEHKQINFDSTGKIDDEGQFLYRVSGTVRDSNSPVDHIPDKRYNIAPSLTWNINDDTRLTFLSQYTRDDTGITGQFLPLQGTKIDSPFGKISHHKNLGEPDWDFYDRTYYALGYSFEHRFNDVWQFRQNLRYTKSDLEFQAVNVSTFNTVDADGNVSRESGIVDEDISQFAVDNNFQADFSTGELDHTLLLGLDHQRSNSNYRWLYGFGVPPINVNNPIYGADLSNVTYFTLQDYNQKTYQTGLYIQDQIALDNWRLTLGGREDWVHTGTEFFNQNDITNTQRDVAFSGNVGLSYLFDNGITPYISYAESFQPSMGATVSTTQSFEPTEGKQYEVGIKYQPPGTDAMLTAAVYDLTQTNVSVTEGSVTRQIGELKLRGLELEATADITENLKLVASYSYTDSEIQKGVDKGNRMAQVPRNQATAWADYTWHSGILDGFGVAGGVRYVGDSYGNTANTWLGHTGSYTVYDASVHYDLGRLNSSMRGLSVAVDAKNVLNKEYLSTCDGYWCYYGDERTVVGSVNYKF